One Acidimicrobiia bacterium genomic window, CCGGGCATGCTCGCCACCGCAGCCGAGGTGGGCAGTTCCGCAGGCGGCCCACCGGCGCGCCGACCCTTCGGGCCGATGGCGCCGTCGGCCGGCACGGTGGTGGGAGCGTCGGGATCGTCGAGCCAGAACAGATCACCGAACACGGTCCCGGCATCGACGGGCCCGAGGGCTGCTACGAGGGCGTCCCAGGAGGCGGCGTTGGTGAGCTCGTCCGATCCGAACCAGCCGAACTGACTGCCGAGCAGCATGAAGACGGCGACCGAGTCGTCGACAGTCCACGGACGGGGCGGGCCGACCAACCCATACTGGGCCGGCAGATTGCCTTCGGCGATACGGGCGTTGATACCGTCGGCATAGCCGGTCAGCATTGTCTTGAGATCATCAGAGGCGCCTGCGAAGGCGGCAGACCGCCGTTCGGCAGGACCGAACATCCGTCTTGCGTCGATGTCACCGTCCAGTACCGCCGGGCCGAACAGTTCCGCCAGCGTTCCGGTGGCGGACCGCCGAAGGATCTCCGCCTGCCAGAGGCGGTCGTCGGCGGCCACATACCCCATCCCGAAGAACAGCGCTTCCAGGCTGCCAGCGTAGAGGTGAGGGACGCCGTATTCGTCCCGGTGGATGGTGACGGTGTCTGGCCCCTTGGGGGCGGCTGCCGCCGGGATGATGAGCGTCCCGACCAGTAGCACGGACAACAACAAGACGAGCGAACGTCTCATGGCCTTCTCCTCCCTGTTCGTCTTTCGAAACCTACCCCCATGGCTGCCCCGGTGACGGCGAGGAAGCCGTTCGGTGTGAGACGCAGGGCCACCATCATCGTCCATCGAGGTGCGGGAGCCGTTCGGCGCGGGTGCTTCACTTCCTGGGCGGATCCCAGACATCCAGACCGTTCAAAATGCCGATGACTATCGTGACCAGAAAGATCACCATCGCCGATCGGAATAGGAGCCGCGCAGGCTGACCACCGTTGCCGTCGATCCGGCGAGTTTGTCCGCCCACCCTGTGAGTAGGACGCCGGCCATGTGAGCCCCACGCACCGGCGATTCGCGCTGGCCCGCTCTAAGCGGTCGGAAGGGTGGCGCCACCGCCACGTTTCAGATGTGCGAAGCCGGCACAATCGACCTGGTCGAACAGAGCCACGGTCAACCGGCAGCGGCCGGCTTTTGAGTCTCAGATGCCGGCACCGCCGAGGTAGGTTTCCGTTCCGTTGCCGGGCACCGAGAGCATTGCGTCGTTGACGATCGACTCGAGGTCGCTGACCCGGTCGACCAGGACTTCGATCACTCGCACATCGTGATCTCCCTTGCTCTCGGCCAGGTTGACCCGGTGTTCGTCGTGGTGCTCGCGGTCGAGCACCCGGCCGGCCACCCCGACCACGGTGGCCCCGGGGGGAACGTCGCGGACCACGATCGCTCCGGCGCCGATCTTCGCTCCGGCACCGACGGTGACCGCGCCCAGCACTTTGGCTCCCGCGCCGACCACGACGCCGTCGCATAGGGTCGGATGCCGCTTCGTCTTTTCGAGGCTCGTCCCGCCGAGGGTCACTCCCTGGTAGAGCATCACGTCGTCGCCGATTTCGGTCGTCTCGCCGATGACCACCCCCATCCCGTGATCGATGATGAACCGCCGGCCGATGGTGGCGCCCGGGTGGATCTCGATCCCGGTGACCGCTCGATTCACGTGGCTCAACAGCCGGGCCCAGAATCGGAAGTTGTGTCTCCACAGCCGGTGGGCGATGCGGTGCAGCCAGACGGCGTGCAGGCCCGGATAGCTGAACAGCACCTCCGGCACCGTCCGAGCGGCCGGATCGCGTTCGAACATCGCCCCGACGTCCTCGCGCAACCGGGTCATGATCCCGGGGCCGGCCGCGGTCATCGGCCCACTCCTTCGAACAGGGCCGTTGAGAGGTAGCGCTCGGCCGCATCCGGCAGCACCACGACGATCAGTCTCCCTTCGCTCCCGGGACGGGCGGCCACCTCGAGCGCCGCCTTCAAGGCGGCCCCTCCTGAGATGCCGGTGATGATGCCTTCAGTGCGGGCGAGCCGGCGGGAGGTCTCGAAGGCGTCCTCGTTCGACACCCGCACGACCTCGTCGATGATCTCCGTGTTGAGCACGACGGGCACGAACCCTGCGCCGATCCCCTGGATCTTGTGCGGGCCCGGCGCCCCTCCGGATAGCACCGGCGAGTCGTCCGGTTCTACGGCCACCATCCGGACCGACGGCTTGCGTTCCTTCAGGGTCTCGCCGACCCCGGTGATCGTTCCCCCGGTGCCAACCCCGGCGACGACCACATCGACCTCGCCGTCGGTGTCCGTCCAGATCTCTTCGGCAGTCGTACGCCGGTGAATGTCGGGGTTGGCGGGATTGGCGAACTGCTGGAGGATCACCGACCCGGGTATTTCGTCCCGGATCGACTCCGCCCTGGTGATCGCTCCATTCATTCCCTGGTCGCCGGGGGTGAGGACCAGTTCCGCTCCGAGGAAAGCCAGCAGGCTGCGGCGTTCAACACTCATCGTGTCGGGCATGGTGAGGACCAGTCGATAGCCCTTGGCGGCCGAGGCGAAGGCGAGCGCAATCCCCGTATTACCCGAGGTCGGCTCGACCAGGGTCGTTTGGCCCGGAGTGATGCGGCCCTCGGCCTCCGCCACTTCGATCATGTTGACCCCGATGCGGTCTTTGACACTGGAGAGCGGATTGAACGATTCGAGTTTGACGACGACCCGGCCGCCGCCCGCCGGCGCCAGCCGTTGGAGTTCGATCAGGGGTGTGCGGCCGACGGTTTCTGTGATGTTTGAGTAGATGGCTGCCATGAGGTTCCTCCCAAATTGAGAACGGCCCGTCTATTGCGGGCCGTTTAGTGGTGAGTCAGATCGGTCGGCTCAACATATTTCGCCCGCGGGGAAACCAACCGGGCAACAGCAGCAGCGGAAGGTCTGGGCGGACGACATCAGGGAAGTCACGCTAGCACGGCAGTGTGGGCATCGGCCAGGAAGATTTCTCTAGCGGGCGATAGCAGAGGGTACGTCTCAGAACCTAGCCACCGCATACCGGGCAAACACCGGATCGCCGGTGACCACTGCCAGGTCCTCGACTTGGGCTTGGGCTATCAGCATCCGATCGAATGGATCCCGATGGTGCGGCGGAAGCTGCCCGACGGCTTCGGCGTGGGCGACGGTGATCGGCAACTGCTCGAGCTCACTCGAGATCAAGGCGGACACCAGATCGTCGGGAGCGTCCAGTTCGCCGAGTGCCTTCTTGATAGAGATTTCCCAGGCAGTGGCGGCGCTCACACAAACGATATTGGCCGGGTCGGCGATTGCGGCGCGGTGTTCGACGGAGAGCGCCGGATCATCGGACAGCCACCACAACAGGATGTGTGTGTCGAGCAGTAGCTTCACTCGCCGTCCTCAAAGGTGGCGATGACTTCATCGGGCGTGGTGTCGAAGTCGGCCGCGATTCGCACTCGCCCCTTCCACACCCCGGGCACCCTGGCGGTCTGCGTCTCGCGGAACGGGACGAGTTTGGCCATCGGCACTCCCGACCTGGTGATGATGATCTCTTCACCGGCCGCAGCCCGTTGCACGAGTTTCGAGAAGTGCGTCTTGGCCTCGTGGATGTTGGGCATGATCGGACTAAGCTTAGTCCACTTCATCACACTTCTCACTCCAGCTCTCGCGCCTCGGGTTCGGATTCCTAGCCCCTCGACTGCACTTATGCGGACCGGTCGGTTCGCGTTCATCGAAGTAGCCCGAAGCGAAGACAGGCGACGCGCAGGGCAGGTCAGTCACGCCTCACAACCTATGTCAGATCGAGGTATCCACCAAAGCTGGTTTTCGCGACCTTGTCGGCCCGCCAAAACCACCTCACTGCTGGCCGGCCCATTGCCGTACCGTTCCTGGGACGGCCGCCAAGAGCACCTATGCGCTGCAGGGGCCATCCCTTGACCAACCTCTCGACTGCTGCATTGCGTTCCGGTATGCTGTTTGCATGACACAGCTGGTTACGAGAGTCGACGAACGACTCGTCTTCCTCATCGATGAACTCGTGAAGCAGGGCATCGTCGAGTCTCGCTCCGACGCCGTCCGACGCGGGCTCAAAGCGCTGATCGACGAGACACGGCGCAGTCGAACGGCCCAAGCGATCATCCGTGGTTACCAAGACCATCCCCAGCAGGAAGATGAAGTCGGGTGGGCCGATCAATCCACCATCTTCATGATTAGCGAGGAGTCGTGGTAACGCCCGCCCAGGGTGACATCTGGTGGGCCGAAGCCGAAGACAAGCGCCGGCCGGTGCTGATCGTCACGCGAACCGAGGCGATACCCGTCCTGCGCTGGATCGTGGTTGCCCCGGTCACGCGGACCATCCGCGGGATTCCGACCGAGATCACTCTCGACGCCGACAACGGCCTGCCCGTCTCCTGTGTCGCCGCCTTCGACAACCTCCAGCCGATCCGTAAGACGTTTCTCACCGAGCAAGTCGGTTCACTCGACCTGCGTCGGGCTGAGATCTGCAGGGCGTTGGCCGCCTTTTCGGACTGCTGACCCAGTCGGACCTCATCCAGTTGGGCCGGCAACGTCTCGATCCCCGGGAAACACTATTGGGGCCGATACACGTCCCCCCGATGTTGCACGCGATGGATGAGGACTATCTGATCGTGCTCGAAGATCTCGTAGATGATGCGGTAGTCGCCGCGGCGGGCTGAATGAAGGCCTTCGAGTTCTCCGACCAGGGGTTTCTCGAGTCGTTGCTGGTTCTGCGCAAGTGGCCCGAAGATGGATGTCAGGGCCGCATCGCGTACCTTTGTCGGCAGACGGTTGAGATGCCGCAGACCCTCGGGCGTGATCTCAACCTCGTACACCGGCAGGCCCTCAGACGTGATCGCGCAGGCGGAATCGCTTGCCTTCGCCGGCTTCGGCCCGTGAACGACGCAGAGAATCCATCAAGGCGTCATCCTTGAGAATGTCGAGGGACACCTCGAGAGACTCGAGGTCGTCGGGGCTCATCAGAACGAATGAGGGTCGACCGTTGCGAGTCACCAGGATGCGGTCGTGTTGAACCTCGACTCGATCGGCGATTTCGGACAAGTGGGCCTTGACCTCCGAGAACGGCAACGTATCGCTCATAACCCCACTATAGGTCAGAATCTTGACCAATCAAGACCTCCTTTCAACAGCGCGCCCTGCCGGGAGTCGCAGAGCACCACCTACGCCCGGAATGTTCCCGGTCGGGGTTGCTTCTCCATTCCGGCGTGACCCTCAGCCCAGGGAAAACGCCCCTCTTCATCGGTATAGCTCAGCTGGAGCACCGGCACCGAGAACTCATCCGGCCGCCGGTAGAAGGCGTTGGCGCTGAAGACGATATCGCCCGGGTTGGGGACGACCTCAGGGATGACCCGGCGGTCCCATCCTTCGATCTCGACCTCTAGGCCCGGCAGCAACGACTCCCCGGAGCGCACCCGTTCGCCGAGTGAGTTGAGAACGGTGACGGCCGACTCGGGCGAGACCCCGAAGAGCAGCAGTTCCGGATGATTCATCCCGAAGAGACCCACCGTGTAGGCGAAGGGCGGCCCGTCGTCGGGCGGGCATGGGCATCCCGGCCGCGAGCAGGTGTCGCCTCCTACGTATTCGATATACCAGCCGCACCGGCGGACGACACCGGTGATGTGGGCTTCCCGCTGATCGAGCCAGGCTTCGACGGAGGCTTCCATGTTTCCCTCTCTCGTTCGGATGTTGCGAACGTATCTCCCCACAGGGACAGAAACACAGGATGGCGCTCGACGTGGGTCGATTGAGGATTCATCTCCATTGCGGCTCGCCGATTCATGATCGGATTCGTAGACCCTCGTGGAAACCGCAGTCGCTTGGCCAGACCTCGAAGCGCAGGACCCTTCGCCCGTTCAGGAGCCGTAGAGTGCCGGCCTGTATCGGGGCTTCGGGATATCTCGACCCGTCTCGGCAGCCGCCTTCAGCCATGCGGCCTTCGCTTCCATAACGCCGGCCAAAGCGGTCTCTGGGGTTGGCCCGAAGGCCGAGCAGGAGGGGAGATCGGGAATGTCGGCTATGTAGCCGCCGTCTTCCTCGCTGAAGAACACATTGATGTGGTAGTCGCTCATAGGTCGCCCTCTATCCGAAGATTGTATCGCTCTACCAGCTTCACTAGTTGTCGCACCTGATAGGGCTTGGCATCACCATGCACTTCCTGGAGATTGAGCAACTCGGCGAAACCGTCGCGGGCAAGGATATGGTGGCTCCCGCTCACGCGAACAATCTCGAACCCGAGTTTGCGGCACAATCGTATGAGGTCCGAGAATCTCACGTTGTCAACCCTGCCTTGACCGATGCGGGCGAGCAGTTGGGCGGGTTTCATACCGACAAGGTACGAACGGTCAGGGACAGTAAACCCACTTCTAGTCCGGAGCCGGCCAGCAGCCGGCCGCCATTGCCTGAGTTTCGGCGTAGGCGCTGGGGCATTCGGGTTTCACTTCGCGAGTGTTGTAGAAGTGGACAATTCCCTCCAACGACTTGAAGTAGCCGTTGTGGCCGAACGCCTTCACCGTCCCGGCCGACTGGAGGGCGACGTTGCGCAGGGCGATTCGGCGAAGACTGGTTCGCTATGGTCGTGGGGAAGCCGTTCGGGGAGATCGGATCGTGCCGGAAGCATCGGGCTATCAAGGCCCGCCTGAGGCGCTCGAGCAATACAAGGCGGTCGTCGAGGCCGGCTCCGGCGACGCGATCGTGAAGGGCGCCAAGAGTGCCTACACGTCGCGCAATGGGCACATGTTCAGCTTCCTCGACGCCGACGGTTCGATGGCTTTGCGCCTGTCGGACGAGCTCGGGGAGGAGTTCCGGTCGACCTACGACAGTGGTCCGGTGATTCAGTACGGGAGCGTGATGCGCGGGTACGTATCGGTCCCGCCGGAGCTCCTGGCCGATACCGCAGAGCTGGCAGTCTGGTTCGACAAGTCGTACGACTGGATCGGCACCCTGGCCCCAAAGCCGACCAAGAAGAAGTAGCTACTCCTACCGCCGGCCGGATCTCATGACCATCGGCCCTGGCCGCACCTTGCCGCCTCCCTGATAATGGATCAGGAGATACATCACGGTCGGGAGGGCGTATGGCACAACGGCTGCTGATGGCAGCGATCCTGGTGGTGGTGCTGCTTGTGCCGGCGACGGTGGCCGCCCAGGATGCCACGATCGGAGACCCCCAGTGGATCCGCACAGGCGGGCCCATCGGCGGCCTCGGCTACGACGTGCGGATGCGTCCGGACAATCCCGACACGTTGTTGGTCACCGACGCCTGGGCCGGCATGTTCATGAGTACCGACGGAGGTGCGGTCTGGTTCCCGGTCAATGAGGGAATCACCACGCGCACCGGACCCACCGGAGACGCCATCCCGGTGTTCTGCGCGACAGTCGATCCGAATGATCCGGACATCGTGTGGGCCGGCACCCAGAACCTGCGCGGCATCTTCAAGTCTGTCGACGGCGGGCATTCGTGGGTCGAGTTGGATCGTGGGGTCGTCGAAACCGACGGCATCACCTTCCGGGGCATCACCGTCGATCCCCACGACTCCGACGTCGTGTGGGCCGCCGCCGAAATCTCCAGCTGGGCAGGAGGGAGACCCGAACGAACCGGGAGGGGCTTCGATCTGGTCGAGGGAGTCGTTTATCTCACCACGAACGGCGGGGCCGACTGGACGGCGGTCTGGAGGGGCGACAACCTGGCCAGGTATATCTGGATCGATCCCACCGATTCGGACACCGTCTACGTCTCCACCGGGATCTTCGACCGCGAAGCCGCCAACTCGGATCCGGAAACCGGGGTCCCCGGCGGCGAGGGAATCCTCAAGACCACGGATGGCGGTCGCACCTGGACAAATGCCAACCAAGGCCTCGGCAATCTCTACATCGGAAGCCTGTTCATGCATCCCGACGATCCGCAGGTTCTCCTCGCAGCGGCGGGTAGCAACGTCTACTACGAAGGGACCGGCGTCTACCTCACCACCGACGGCGCGGCGACCTGGGAGCCCGTTCTCGTCGATCCCGACAAGGAGGCCGAGGGCTTCCACTCCGTCGAGTTCTCGCTTGCCGAACCCGACATCGCCTACGCCGCTTCGAGCGGTTCGGTGTACCGCAGCGAAGACGGCGGCCGCACCTGGGCGGCAATGACACCACCGGGTTCGGCCTGGGGAGACCCGCCGGTCCGCGGCGGCTTTCCCATCGATATCCAGGTTGATCCCCGGGATCCCGACCGGCTCTTCATCAATGCTTACGGCGGCGGCAACTTCCTCAGCCGCGACGGTGGCCGCTCCTGGACCGTGGCCAGTACGGGATATACCGGCGCCCAGATTCGCGGCGTCGTGGTCGACCCCGACAATCCCGGACGGGTCTGGGTCACCGGACGCAGCGGTCTCTTCGTCTCGACCGACGGCGGCACCACCTGGGTCGGGCAATCCCCGTTCGACCCCTACCCGACCTTCGAGGGCATGGCCCTGGCCATCGCCGCCGATGGCTCGATGCTGGAAGCGGACAACGTCGGCCGGGGCATCGCCTACGGCGAAGGGCAGGATTGGAGCTACGCCGAACCGGCCTGGCCGTATCCCCAGGCGGTTGAAGCCTTTGCCTTCGCACCGTCGAATCCGGAGGTGGCGTACGCCGGACTTGGCGCCTTCTTCACACCCAGCTACTTCGACGACTTCATTCCCGGAGGCGGTGTCCTCCGATCCGACGACGGAGGCAGGACCTGGCAGCCGGCCAACGACAGCCTCTCGGAAACGGCCCACGTGACCGGAATCGCCGTGGACCCGAACGATCCCGCCCGGGTTTTCGCCTCCACCCACAACGCCGGCCTGCTCCTCTCTCTCGACGGTGGAGCCTCATGGCAGACGGTCGGCGCTACCACCGACCTCCCGGTGGTTGCTGTGGCCATCCATCCAACCGACCCCCGGGTCGTTCTCTTCGGATCGCGGGGCGTTCACCGCAGTACCGATGGCGGTGAGACCTGGACGGCGGCGGCCGGCGGCGT contains:
- the cysE gene encoding serine O-acetyltransferase, with the translated sequence MTAAGPGIMTRLREDVGAMFERDPAARTVPEVLFSYPGLHAVWLHRIAHRLWRHNFRFWARLLSHVNRAVTGIEIHPGATIGRRFIIDHGMGVVIGETTEIGDDVMLYQGVTLGGTSLEKTKRHPTLCDGVVVGAGAKVLGAVTVGAGAKIGAGAIVVRDVPPGATVVGVAGRVLDREHHDEHRVNLAESKGDHDVRVIEVLVDRVSDLESIVNDAMLSVPGNGTETYLGGAGI
- the cysK gene encoding cysteine synthase A — protein: MAAIYSNITETVGRTPLIELQRLAPAGGGRVVVKLESFNPLSSVKDRIGVNMIEVAEAEGRITPGQTTLVEPTSGNTGIALAFASAAKGYRLVLTMPDTMSVERRSLLAFLGAELVLTPGDQGMNGAITRAESIRDEIPGSVILQQFANPANPDIHRRTTAEEIWTDTDGEVDVVVAGVGTGGTITGVGETLKERKPSVRMVAVEPDDSPVLSGGAPGPHKIQGIGAGFVPVVLNTEIIDEVVRVSNEDAFETSRRLARTEGIITGISGGAALKAALEVAARPGSEGRLIVVVLPDAAERYLSTALFEGVGR
- a CDS encoding type II toxin-antitoxin system VapC family toxin, producing MKLLLDTHILLWWLSDDPALSVEHRAAIADPANIVCVSAATAWEISIKKALGELDAPDDLVSALISSELEQLPITVAHAEAVGQLPPHHRDPFDRMLIAQAQVEDLAVVTGDPVFARYAVARF
- a CDS encoding type II toxin-antitoxin system Phd/YefM family antitoxin; protein product: MKWTKLSPIMPNIHEAKTHFSKLVQRAAAGEEIIITRSGVPMAKLVPFRETQTARVPGVWKGRVRIAADFDTTPDEVIATFEDGE
- a CDS encoding ribbon-helix-helix domain-containing protein → MTQLVTRVDERLVFLIDELVKQGIVESRSDAVRRGLKALIDETRRSRTAQAIIRGYQDHPQQEDEVGWADQSTIFMISEESW
- a CDS encoding type II toxin-antitoxin system PemK/MazF family toxin gives rise to the protein MVTPAQGDIWWAEAEDKRRPVLIVTRTEAIPVLRWIVVAPVTRTIRGIPTEITLDADNGLPVSCVAAFDNLQPIRKTFLTEQVGSLDLRRAEICRALAAFSDC
- a CDS encoding type II toxin-antitoxin system RelE/ParE family toxin: MYEVEITPEGLRHLNRLPTKVRDAALTSIFGPLAQNQQRLEKPLVGELEGLHSARRGDYRIIYEIFEHDQIVLIHRVQHRGDVYRPQ
- a CDS encoding type II toxin-antitoxin system Phd/YefM family antitoxin; its protein translation is MSDTLPFSEVKAHLSEIADRVEVQHDRILVTRNGRPSFVLMSPDDLESLEVSLDILKDDALMDSLRRSRAEAGEGKRFRLRDHV
- a CDS encoding DUF4262 domain-containing protein, with product MEASVEAWLDQREAHITGVVRRCGWYIEYVGGDTCSRPGCPCPPDDGPPFAYTVGLFGMNHPELLLFGVSPESAVTVLNSLGERVRSGESLLPGLEVEIEGWDRRVIPEVVPNPGDIVFSANAFYRRPDEFSVPVLQLSYTDEEGRFPWAEGHAGMEKQPRPGTFRA
- a CDS encoding type II toxin-antitoxin system HicB family antitoxin, with the translated sequence MSDYHINVFFSEEDGGYIADIPDLPSCSAFGPTPETALAGVMEAKAAWLKAAAETGRDIPKPRYRPALYGS
- a CDS encoding type II toxin-antitoxin system HicA family toxin, with product MKPAQLLARIGQGRVDNVRFSDLIRLCRKLGFEIVRVSGSHHILARDGFAELLNLQEVHGDAKPYQVRQLVKLVERYNLRIEGDL